Below is a window of Variovorax terrae DNA.
GGGCCAGCAGGATGTGCTCGCGGGTCTGGGGCATGGGGCCGTCAGCGGCCGAGCACACCAGGATGGCGCCGTCCATCTGGGCTGCGCCGGTGATCATGTTCTTCACATAGTCGGCGTGGCCGGGGCAGTCCACGTGGGCGTAGTGGCGATTCGCCGTTTCGTATTCCACGTGGGCGGTGTTGATGGTGATGCCGCGGGCTTTTTCTTCCGGGGCCGCGTCGATC
It encodes the following:
- a CDS encoding GTP-binding protein; translated protein: MAKGKFERTKPHVNVGTIGHVDHGKTTLTAAIATVLAAKFGGEAKAYDQIDAAPEEKARGITINTAHVEYETANRHYAHVDCPGHADYVKNMITGAAQMDGAILVCSAADGPMPQTREHILLA